The nucleotide window AATGGTGTCCAATTTATTATCGACCATAATATGTTACCATTAGCAAACGTCTTTATTGAACCGGCAAAAGTCCTATTCTTAAATAATGCCATTAACCATGGGATTTTAAGCCCACTCGGAATTGAGCAAGCAACAAAAGCAGGAAAATCGATTCTGTTCTTATTAGAAACAAACCCTGGACCTGGTTTAGGGATTCTACTAGCCTTTATGCTATTTGGTAAAGGGACAGCAAAACAAACAGCACCTGGTGCGGTTATTATCCACTTCTTGGGTGGTATTCATGAAATTTACTTCCCATATATCTTAATGAAGCCGATGTTAATTTTTGCCGCAATGGCGGGTGGCGTAAGTGGAGTTTTCACATTCAATCTTCTTGATGCAGGTCTTGTTGCAGCACCATCACCAGGTAGTATCTTTGCCCTACTTGCGATGACACCTAAGGGTGGTTATTTTGCAACACTTGCTGGTGTGGTTGTCGCAACTGCTGTATCGTTTGCCGTGGCAGCTTTGATTCTTAAAACAAGTAAGACAACAGAAGAGGAAGAAGATTTATCTTCTGCAACAGCAAAAATGGAAGAAATGAAGGGTAAAAAGAGTTCTGTAAGTTCTGTCTTAACGAAACAAGACGAGATCAATCCTGATAATGTAAACAAGATCGTATTTGCTTGTGATGCTGGAATGGGTTCTAGTGCAATGGGTGCTTCCATTCTAAGAAACAAAGTGCAAAAAGCGGGTCTAGATGTGAGGGTTATTAACACAGCGATTAGTAATTTACCGGCAGATGCTGATGTGGTTGTGACACATAAAGACTTAACGGATCGTGCGAAAGCAAAGCTTCCAAATGCCAAGCATATTTCCGTAGAAAACTTCTTAAATAGTCCAAG belongs to Neobacillus sp. OS1-2 and includes:
- a CDS encoding PTS mannitol transporter subunit IICB, yielding MNETAKDKSDVKVKIQKFGSYLSGMVMPNIGAFIAWGLITALFIPTGWAPNKDLATLVGPMITYLLPLLIGFTGGRMVYDIRGGVVGATATMGVIVGTDIPMFLGAMIMGPIGGIVIKYFDKLVHGKIKSGFEMLVNNFSAGILGGLLTLGAYKGVGPVVEGLSKILANGVQFIIDHNMLPLANVFIEPAKVLFLNNAINHGILSPLGIEQATKAGKSILFLLETNPGPGLGILLAFMLFGKGTAKQTAPGAVIIHFLGGIHEIYFPYILMKPMLIFAAMAGGVSGVFTFNLLDAGLVAAPSPGSIFALLAMTPKGGYFATLAGVVVATAVSFAVAALILKTSKTTEEEEDLSSATAKMEEMKGKKSSVSSVLTKQDEINPDNVNKIVFACDAGMGSSAMGASILRNKVQKAGLDVRVINTAISNLPADADVVVTHKDLTDRAKAKLPNAKHISVENFLNSPRYDELVNSLKKES